From the Triticum urartu cultivar G1812 chromosome 4, Tu2.1, whole genome shotgun sequence genome, the window tcctctaaaattcctatgaaattcctccaaaccaaaggaggcctaaaattcctatcctatgaaccaaagaaggcctaaacattttttaagaaatTAAAGACGGCCAGGATACCATTATTTACTACTATCAGCACGTTCATGCTATCTGTTTTTCTGTAGTTTTGATGAAATTGTTTTGGTAGTAGTAAATATGGTGGTACTCCTACCAACCATTTCAAATGATAAGGCACACTCCCTAAATTGCATACTGAAGGGCATGAATGTTTTCTGCTGTGATTCAGAAAACAAGGCGCAGAAAGAAATTAGCACTAGTTTTGACGAAAATAACCCTGAGTCCACAGCCCTTTCCCCCTCTAATCATGTGCCGGCTTAATTACCTTGTGCACTAACAGCCCAACGTCCTTGAATCCAACTAGGAAAATTAAGTACAGCCCAGCGATTAATTAGGGGCAAGATTGGAAAGAAATCTAATGGAAGGGAGTATGATTTTTTCCAACTCTTTTTACAGTATTAGGCGCGCATATGAGAATTTATTGGTGTTTCTCGTTTTTTCCACTTATCACTTCTCGAGCATTTGTAAGCTATGCTCTCACTGACTAGCAGGGAATATTAAGTTATGACAAGTATAGCTTGGTCATTTTCACATCTCTCTTTTCATGATTTGTACAGCTCATTTTGCCCAACCTGGAGGGGATTAAACTAGCCAGGCTGGGCTATTATTGGAAAAAGCAAAACTCCGTGTTTAGTTTGGTATCAAAGCCTCACGTTCGACAGGCAGTTGGTTGTCCCTCACGTAGCACCAGCTTGCTTGCCCACGCAAGAGAGCTGATTTGGCTCTCTGCACTGTCAAGAATTTATTGGCAGTTAAGGGCAACCATGCCAAGGAAAGCAAGAGTGATCATCTCCCTACCAAATGTCTCCTCTTTGCCCAAAAAACGTCTCCTCCTTGCCGAGCAAGGCTATAACTAATTTTTCCTAAGTTCCAAACGCACCCTTAATTTTTATGCTTACTCGGGGTCTTACAATTTGAAGGGGAGCCTTGGCGCAGTGGTAAAGCTGCTGCCTTGTGACCATGAGGTCATGGGTTCAAGTCCTGGAAACAGCCTCTTACAGAAATGTAGGGAAAGGCTGCGTATTATAGAcccaaagtggtcggacccttccccggaccctgcgcaagcgggagctacaTGCACCGGGCTGCCCTACTCGGGGTCTTACAATTTGCAACAGAGGGAGTATGGAAGCAGGAAGTATGAAGTTATGACAAGAGAATGTGCTACTTCATGTTGCTTGCCGCATTTGGTTTACTTGTTGTGGGTGTTTTTTTATCAGCTCAGGTAGCTGTTCTATATTTATGTGTGACATGAGGTTCATTTACTGCAGGAAGCCAAGACGTATGCGCAGGAGAATGGCCTCTTCTTCATGGAAACATCTGCTAAAACTGCAACCAatgtgaatgacatattttaTGAGATTGGTGAGTCCACTTTCTACGGGCTGTTGGTTTCTGGACCGAAAATCTCTAAGCCGCAGTGCAGTCCACCGTTACCTTGCTCCACCTTTTGCCCCTTAACATAAGACTTTTGTCTTCTTTTTTTACGTGTTTGCATTGATGTTATATGATTAGATGCTAATGTTTCATCGATTCCCATTGCAGCGAAGAGATTGCTGCAAGGGCAGGCAGCGCAGAACCCACAGGCGGCGGGGATGGTTCTCTCCCAGAGACCCAATGAGAGAGTGGTCAGCGCGGCTTCGTGCTGCTCCTCCTGAAGCATCGTATATTTGGTCACATTCGTCGTCTGAGAAATTTTGGGAGAGGAATCTCGACAAACTATCCTGAAAGCGCCTCTTGCTCCTGTGCCTTATCTGACATACTCTTAAGCGCTACCGTGCCCACCTGTCTTTTCTTTTTCGTTCATGTGTTTGTCATGTAAATGCCCATACTAGAATGCCGCTGCAGATATCTTAAGTGAGAGTTACCTCCAAAGTGGTTGATTGTGTCCCCCAGTAATTGTTGCTCCTAAGTTTGATGTTCAGATAGTATGCAACAGGTTATTCAACAGAGAATACAGCTGCatcgtgtgtgtaggaattttatATTAGTTGATGGGGTCAGTTTGGAGATGGTTTGCAGAAAATTTCAACCAAATTTTGCAGCAAAGAGCGAATATAGCAAAATTTGACCAGGAAACAGGTAATGTGCAGGGGAATGCAACAACCATGGACACAAATCTACCCATTTTTACACATCCCAGGAATAACAACAGCTTATATATAATATCTCAAATTAGATTATCAAATTTAGTATGAATAAGAGATGCAATGGAATTATCTCCTGGCCTGGTATACACAGATTGCAGGATTGGAATAGGAACTTCAGTACAGTGCCAAACTGGCCAGGAAATCCCAGCTCATGGAAAATAGCGCGATTTAGCCTAATCTAACTTGTTTGCTAGTATTTTACATATTCACTTTCCCTAGTTACGCCGATATGTTCATAACTTTGCACATCAAGGTCTCAAGCAGCACTGCAGGAACACCAACCAAGTTGGCGTTGTACTTCCGGTCTGCAAAGCCTAATTCATATATTCGTAACTTTACATATTCAAGTCACACGCAGTGCAGCATGGCAGGAACACCCAGTTATGTTGCACTTCTGGTCCGCAAAGCCTACTCCGATTACGACCATTTCGACAGTGTTTTCATTACCCCTTTCAAAATCTTCGTAAACCACATTGCGTTCATGACAAAGAGCACCGACGGCACGGTCAGTGTCAGGTAATAACCAAATGCGTGCATCTTCATTATCTGTTGTGAAATCAAATGAAAAGCAGGTAAAATTGTGTCAGATGGCATATGGATGTTGTGTACTAAGGAAAACTGAATTAGCGCATTTCAATGAAGATCTCTAGTACCTGGCTGTAGTGCAAATAGATGTGGTAAAATACATACAGGAACAAAAATATCCTTGCCACCTGAAAGAAGTAGACCAATGCTATGATAAAAAGAAAAGATCGCACCACCAAATACTAGTGCAAGAACCCTACTAGTATAACAACCAAGCAGTGAAGTTACTTTGTCAATGCAACTATATGACTGCATGAGGTTACTCACAAATTATGAATGTAAAGCAGTTCTTCAATTTCTACTGATCTGATCCCTTTATTATACTGGTTTACTGAATTTCATGATTTTTCTTTGTTTACAGAACATTCAAGACAGTTCAAAGAAATACTCACCAGCCATACAACAAATATCAAAATACCATTAATCAAGTAGGCGCTCGACTTCTTCAATCCAGCGGTGTCAAGGAACCTTAAAACAAAGAACAATGCATTTCAATCAACACTACATGAGAAATTATTTCAGAGAAAAGTTGAAATTCATTCACTTGTTTACCATCTCATGTTGATTTCAGGGGTGGTTGTTTCTGAAATAAGAATCATGTATGTGTAAAACTGCCCCTCCCCTGACAACATTGTGTAGGCTATTGCAACCAGAGAAAGAGTATGATGGAGTACCTGAAACGGAAACACACAACCATAAGCAGTTGCTTGTCACAAACAAGTTAGCAAATATCTAGACCGTTGACAAATAATAATATTTTGAACCGAATCGTTGCCAAATTATAGCATGGACTTATTTCAAGTATAATCAGATTGAAGTTAAATCTAGTTCACTAACGAATTGCATATATGTAAGATTTGGTCACCTACATATTCCATTCCACCAAGGGAAGGAAACAACCAGAAGATCATTGCAAGATCAGTGATGAAGTAACCCACAGAAACCTGTAAAGCACACAACCAGGACACACATGTGAACTGAGCAATGAA encodes:
- the LOC125550252 gene encoding TLC domain-containing protein 4-like — encoded protein: MAMAAYSNQAQAMMRDYLLADPLVPYTSVLIGVFLCKMAYDLTRILSSFYFKGYSSLTKIQRVEWNNRGMSSAHAIFIAAVSVYLVASTDLFSDRLNGPITFRSSIISTSALGVSVGYFITDLAMIFWLFPSLGGMEYVLHHTLSLVAIAYTMLSGEGQFYTYMILISETTTPEINMRWFLDTAGLKKSSAYLINGILIFVVWLVARIFLFLYVFYHIYLHYSQIMKMHAFGYYLTLTVPSVLFVMNAMWFTKILKGVMKTLSKWS